The genomic stretch ATAACATAAATCTCGCCTCTGTAAGCCTTCTGTCATCAGTTATAACCCTGTGATGGAAATAATAATTATGGAGGACAGTTGCCAGTTCCTGAAGATAAAAGGTAATCCTGTGAGGCTCCAGTGCCTGGGCGCTTGTTTCTATCAATTCAGGATATGAGGCAATAATCCTAATCATCCTTATTTCTTCAGGAAGGGCAAGCAGAGACAGATCTGTGCTGTCCGGAAGCGGGTCTTTCATACCTTTTTCCTCTGCCTGTCTGAAGATGTTCACGATCCTCGCATGGGCATACTGAACATAATAGACAGGGTTCTCCGAAGACTCTTTTTTTACGAGTTCCAAATCAAAGTCGAGATGGCTGTCCGAACGTCTTGTAAGGAACATAAACCTGGCAGCATCCTTCCCAACCTCATCTATCACCTCACGAAGTGTAACAAACTCGCCTGACCGCGTTGACATTGAAACAGGTTTTCCCTCGCGCAGCAATGTTACGAATTGAACCAGGAGGATCCTCAGCCTCTCAGCCGGATTGCCAAGACACTGTACCCCGGCCTTCATGCGCGGCTCATACCCATGGTGATCAGCGCCCCATATATCAACGATAAAGTCAAAACCTCTCTGCAACTTGTTCTGATGATAAGCGATGTCTGATGCAAAATAGGTCTTTTGCCCGTTTGCCCTCACAACAACCCTGTCCTTGTCATCTCCAAACTGTGTTGTATTAAGCCAAAGGGCGCCTTCCTGTTCAAAAATAAACCCCTTGTCTTCAAGCTGCCCAAGAATATTCTCTACTTCGCCACTGTCATAAAGCCTCTTTTCCGAAAACCACTCATCAAAAAAAACGCCGAAATCTCCGAGGTCTTTTCTGATCCCTTCGAGTATGTTGTCCTTTGCATATTTTACAAAGAACCTGACCGCCTCATTTTCAGGAATTTTTAAATATTTATCCTTTTCCACTCCAATAATACATTTTGCAATATCTTTTATGTAGTCACCCTTATATCCGTCCTCAATAAACGGGACAGAAGGATCAAAGACCTGTTTGTATCTGATCCATGCAGATCGTCCCAGTGTCTCCATCTGATTACCCACGTCATTGATATAATATTCCTTCTTAACATTATAACCTGCACACTTAAGCAGATTAGCCAGAGAGTCACCAAAGGCAGCTCCCCGCCCATGCCCTATGTGGAGGGGACCGGTTGGGTTTGCGCTGACGAACTCAACCTGAACTGTTTTCCCGTTTCCAGCATTGACATGGCCATAAGCATCCCCTTTGACCAGTATATTTTTAAGGACTTCCAGCCATGTGCCGGTCTTTAAAAAGAAATTTATATAACCAGGTCCTGCGATCTCAACCCGTTCAATGATCCCTTCCCTGTCATCAATAAATCCAACTATGGTTTCAGCAATCAAGCGCGGAGATTTCTTTTCATGGGCCGCCATACTCAAACTTATGGTCGAGGCATAATCTCCCTTTGACTCATCCTTTGGAACTTCAAGTACAAGTGCCGGAACAGCTTTCGTATTAAAGGCGCCTGACTCTATTGACCTGTCAATGGCCCGCCTTAATATTTCAATAAGTTCTATTCGCATGTTATAA from Nitrospirota bacterium encodes the following:
- a CDS encoding arginine--tRNA ligase, with protein sequence MRIELIEILRRAIDRSIESGAFNTKAVPALVLEVPKDESKGDYASTISLSMAAHEKKSPRLIAETIVGFIDDREGIIERVEIAGPGYINFFLKTGTWLEVLKNILVKGDAYGHVNAGNGKTVQVEFVSANPTGPLHIGHGRGAAFGDSLANLLKCAGYNVKKEYYINDVGNQMETLGRSAWIRYKQVFDPSVPFIEDGYKGDYIKDIAKCIIGVEKDKYLKIPENEAVRFFVKYAKDNILEGIRKDLGDFGVFFDEWFSEKRLYDSGEVENILGQLEDKGFIFEQEGALWLNTTQFGDDKDRVVVRANGQKTYFASDIAYHQNKLQRGFDFIVDIWGADHHGYEPRMKAGVQCLGNPAERLRILLVQFVTLLREGKPVSMSTRSGEFVTLREVIDEVGKDAARFMFLTRRSDSHLDFDLELVKKESSENPVYYVQYAHARIVNIFRQAEEKGMKDPLPDSTDLSLLALPEEIRMIRIIASYPELIETSAQALEPHRITFYLQELATVLHNYYFHHRVITDDRRLTEARFMLLQGVKQVLKSGLAIIGVSAPERM